A portion of the Corynebacterium occultum genome contains these proteins:
- the coaE gene encoding dephospho-CoA kinase (Dephospho-CoA kinase (CoaE) performs the final step in coenzyme A biosynthesis.): protein MLRIGLTGGIGSGKSTVAQMFIDRGIPVIDADQVAREVVEPGQPALRRLAEAFGEDILNEDGSLKRSELARRAFVDRSHTEILNAITHPAIEDTVGERFAAFAEADTPAVIYDMPLLVDKNLHLEMGMVIVVDVELETRVKRLTESRGLDGDDARRRIASQVDDATRLAAADLVIDNNRSLEDLIPQVEKAVEEINRRVAAA, encoded by the coding sequence ATGCTGAGAATCGGACTCACCGGCGGAATCGGCAGCGGAAAATCCACCGTTGCCCAGATGTTCATCGACAGGGGAATCCCCGTCATCGACGCAGATCAGGTGGCACGCGAGGTTGTTGAACCCGGGCAGCCAGCCCTGCGGCGACTGGCCGAAGCTTTCGGGGAGGACATCCTCAACGAGGACGGCAGCCTCAAGCGATCCGAACTCGCCCGCCGTGCCTTCGTGGATCGCAGCCACACCGAAATCCTCAACGCGATCACCCATCCCGCCATCGAGGACACCGTGGGGGAACGTTTCGCCGCCTTTGCCGAGGCCGACACCCCGGCCGTGATCTATGACATGCCGCTGTTGGTGGACAAGAACCTCCATCTGGAGATGGGGATGGTCATCGTCGTCGATGTGGAGCTGGAGACCCGTGTCAAGCGTCTGACCGAATCCCGTGGTCTGGACGGCGATGATGCCCGCCGCCGCATCGCCTCCCAAGTGGATGATGCCACCCGGTTGGCCGCCGCAGACCTGGTCATCGACAATAACCGCAGCCTGGAGGATCTGATTCCCCAGGTGGAGAAGGCGGTGGAGGAGATCAACCGCCGGGTGGCTGCGGCTTAA
- a CDS encoding cysteine hydrolase family protein, producing the protein MTTLLSERTALLVVHLQHDIVSPGTAFGSLFHTQVEARNILAQCDKAMKAVREAGGLVVPLQIAFREDYSNLNPSLPLLQMVEQAGCLKDGSRGAALVDDISVEPGDLVITHQRPGPFTDTDLHQVLQERGIENVLVCGVATNASVEGAARQAADLGYHTVVLTDASSAAEEAAHEASLASLSLVAQHGSVAELTA; encoded by the coding sequence ATGACCACGTTGCTTTCAGAGCGCACCGCGCTGCTTGTTGTTCACCTGCAGCACGATATCGTCTCCCCGGGCACCGCATTCGGTTCTCTTTTCCATACGCAGGTGGAGGCCCGAAACATCCTGGCCCAGTGCGATAAGGCAATGAAGGCGGTGCGCGAGGCCGGTGGGCTGGTGGTCCCGCTGCAAATCGCCTTCCGGGAGGACTACTCGAACCTCAATCCCTCCCTCCCCCTGCTACAGATGGTGGAGCAGGCCGGCTGCCTCAAGGACGGTAGCCGAGGCGCTGCCCTGGTCGACGATATCTCGGTGGAACCTGGTGATCTGGTTATCACCCATCAGCGGCCAGGTCCCTTCACCGACACTGACCTTCACCAGGTGCTGCAGGAGAGGGGAATTGAGAATGTGCTGGTCTGCGGGGTGGCCACCAATGCTTCCGTGGAAGGGGCTGCCCGCCAGGCCGCGGACCTCGGCTACCACACGGTGGTCTTGACGGACGCCTCTTCGGCAGCTGAGGAAGCAGCCCACGAGGCGTCACTGGCATCCCTCAGCCTTGTCGCCCAACACGGAAGTGTGGCAGAGCTGACTGCCTGA
- a CDS encoding DUF4389 domain-containing protein produces MSAESAQQDGRYISSSSEELQSAGYAIATASAVFAPDDAGLSGVPPLEELASIQVRVTSIIPGQEIFLGIADSEDTSSYLEGVGYSVLEDLPWSGMGPDPAQWSWSSDKREALREVSGIQPATPPGEQDFWAISASGTDTQEITFDLQPGQWTLVVMNADGTRPVWADLQVGARTELLGLANPGTLIAGLVGLLLGIPLLLFGTAGLGRDVDKRTQRGTDLPGPCPLAFSGHLDPALSRGLWLIKWLLAIPHYFILGLLWFALMITTIAAGLAILFTGRYPRSWFSFSVGVLRWSWRVGFYAYSALGTDRYPPFTLAAADYPAELDVDYPERLSRGLVLVKWWLLAIPHLLIVGILTGSGGAVGIGSVRDNTGWGMSLLGILVLIAAVVLLFTGTYRRGIFDLVMGLNRWVYRVSTYVLLLRDDYPPFRLDQGPTEMPAPPEPRRSSVTEES; encoded by the coding sequence ATGAGTGCCGAGTCAGCCCAGCAGGATGGGCGATATATCTCCAGCAGTTCCGAAGAACTCCAGAGCGCCGGGTATGCGATCGCCACCGCATCCGCGGTGTTTGCCCCCGACGATGCGGGGCTTTCCGGTGTCCCACCACTTGAGGAACTGGCCAGCATCCAGGTCAGGGTGACGTCCATCATCCCCGGCCAGGAAATTTTCCTCGGTATCGCTGACTCCGAGGACACCTCCTCCTATCTTGAGGGTGTTGGTTACTCCGTTCTCGAAGACCTGCCCTGGTCAGGTATGGGACCGGATCCGGCACAATGGTCCTGGTCGTCGGATAAGCGGGAGGCACTCCGGGAGGTGTCGGGGATTCAACCTGCAACACCGCCGGGTGAACAAGATTTCTGGGCGATTTCAGCATCAGGTACCGACACCCAGGAGATCACTTTCGACCTGCAGCCGGGCCAGTGGACTCTGGTGGTGATGAATGCGGACGGCACCCGGCCGGTGTGGGCAGATCTACAGGTTGGCGCCCGCACGGAACTGCTTGGACTCGCTAACCCCGGAACGTTGATCGCCGGATTGGTGGGGCTGCTCCTTGGCATTCCCCTGCTCCTCTTCGGCACCGCCGGGCTGGGCCGCGACGTCGATAAGCGCACCCAGCGAGGAACAGATCTGCCAGGCCCCTGTCCCCTGGCCTTCAGCGGTCATCTGGACCCTGCGCTTTCCCGGGGATTGTGGTTGATCAAGTGGCTGCTGGCGATCCCGCACTACTTCATTCTGGGTCTGTTGTGGTTTGCCCTGATGATCACCACCATTGCCGCCGGACTGGCGATACTGTTCACCGGCCGCTATCCCCGTTCCTGGTTCTCCTTCAGCGTCGGGGTGCTGCGCTGGAGCTGGCGGGTGGGATTCTATGCCTACTCAGCCCTGGGTACCGACCGGTATCCCCCCTTCACCCTAGCGGCGGCCGACTACCCCGCGGAGCTGGATGTGGACTATCCCGAACGACTCTCCCGGGGCCTGGTGCTGGTGAAGTGGTGGCTGCTGGCCATCCCACACCTGCTCATCGTGGGGATCCTCACCGGTAGCGGCGGGGCTGTCGGAATCGGTTCGGTCCGCGACAACACCGGCTGGGGTATGTCCCTGCTAGGAATTCTGGTGCTCATCGCGGCAGTGGTACTGCTGTTCACCGGGACTTACCGCCGAGGGATCTTTGATCTGGTCATGGGGCTGAACCGATGGGTCTACCGGGTTTCCACCTACGTACTGCTGCTCCGGGATGATTACCCACCCTTCCGGCTGGATCAGGGGCCCACTGAAATGCCCGCACCGCCGGAACCCCGGAGAAGCTCAGTAACCGAGGAGAGCTGA
- a CDS encoding magnesium and cobalt transport protein CorA has product MTIVDNAVYVNGYRTDDPQNLDQTYEMMRTHAGLAWIDLDHPDEAEIQSITAEFGLHDLAVRDTLHGHQRAKLEHYGDIIFTVLRPARYRDETEKVEFGELHVFIGPDFVVTIEQTQSPHLDQARKKLEAAPKILALGPLAVLYGILNEVVDGYTPVVSGLENDIDEIEDDLFGASADVARRIYELSREVIEFQRATHPLGTIVETLQQGSGKYVVDTELQDRLHNIHNRIIRVVERGDAFRLLLQNALSVHATLVAQRQNEEMRRLSESSLAQNEDVKKISSWAAILFAPTVVGTVYGMNFHSMPELGWLLGYPLAVGLMVTLSVGLYVTFKRRGWL; this is encoded by the coding sequence ATGACCATCGTGGACAATGCCGTGTACGTGAACGGATACCGGACCGATGATCCGCAGAATCTAGACCAGACCTATGAGATGATGCGGACCCACGCAGGCCTGGCATGGATCGACCTGGATCACCCCGATGAAGCAGAAATCCAGTCGATCACAGCAGAATTCGGCCTGCATGACCTCGCCGTCAGGGACACACTCCACGGCCACCAGCGCGCAAAGCTGGAGCACTACGGGGACATCATCTTCACCGTGCTGCGCCCGGCCCGATACCGGGATGAAACTGAAAAGGTGGAGTTCGGTGAGCTGCACGTGTTCATCGGCCCGGACTTCGTGGTCACCATTGAACAGACCCAGTCCCCACACCTGGATCAGGCCCGTAAAAAGCTGGAGGCAGCCCCGAAAATACTGGCACTGGGCCCACTCGCGGTGCTCTATGGAATCCTCAACGAAGTCGTAGACGGGTACACCCCAGTGGTCTCCGGCCTCGAGAATGACATCGATGAAATCGAGGACGACCTCTTCGGTGCCAGCGCAGATGTGGCCCGGCGAATCTACGAACTCTCTCGCGAAGTCATCGAATTCCAACGCGCCACCCACCCCTTGGGCACCATCGTGGAGACCCTGCAACAGGGATCAGGGAAATACGTAGTGGACACCGAACTTCAGGATCGGCTGCACAACATCCACAACCGCATCATCCGGGTGGTTGAACGCGGAGACGCATTCCGGCTACTGCTCCAGAATGCCCTCAGCGTCCATGCCACCCTGGTAGCCCAACGACAGAACGAGGAAATGCGGCGCCTGAGCGAATCCAGCCTGGCCCAGAATGAAGACGTCAAGAAGATCTCTTCCTGGGCAGCCATCCTCTTCGCTCCCACCGTCGTCGGTACCGTCTACGGAATGAACTTCCACTCCATGCCCGAACTGGGCTGGCTCCTGGGCTATCCACTCGCAGTAGGACTCATGGTGACCCTCAGCGTGGGGCTGTACGTGACCTTCAAACGCCGCGGATGGCTCTGA
- a CDS encoding FABP family protein: protein MDLHPNVQPYEFLLGTWTGEGKGIYPTISKFSYTETLSFAAIPGKPFLRYEQKTMGPQGPMHTEVGYLRPVAEDRLELVVAQPTGQTELLEGEVRSEGRLFVFEKSVVKSSATAKQVDATKRTYTFNPERTEMLTAFGMAAVGQPMQQHLESRLLKGS from the coding sequence ATGGACCTTCATCCGAATGTGCAGCCCTATGAGTTCCTTCTCGGCACCTGGACCGGCGAAGGAAAGGGAATCTATCCCACCATCAGCAAATTCTCCTACACCGAGACCCTGAGCTTTGCCGCTATCCCGGGCAAACCTTTCCTCCGCTATGAGCAGAAGACCATGGGTCCGCAGGGGCCGATGCATACCGAGGTCGGTTATCTCCGCCCGGTGGCCGAGGATCGCCTGGAGCTGGTGGTCGCCCAGCCGACCGGACAGACTGAATTGCTGGAAGGCGAGGTCCGTTCGGAGGGAAGGCTTTTCGTCTTCGAGAAATCAGTGGTGAAAAGTTCCGCTACCGCCAAGCAGGTGGATGCCACGAAGCGGACCTACACCTTCAATCCGGAGCGCACCGAGATGCTCACCGCATTCGGTATGGCCGCCGTCGGTCAGCCCATGCAGCAGCACCTGGAGAGTCGATTGCTCAAGGGGTCGTAG